From Bacillota bacterium, the proteins below share one genomic window:
- a CDS encoding cysteine synthase family protein produces the protein MQQRETRRSPSTGWEIERLIGNTPLIRLRRVTRSLPQGVQVFIKAEWFNPGGSVKDRPAWNMIRVAEQEGLLTPDKILIDATSGNTGIAYAMIGAARGYRVQLCLPANANAERKRMLRAFGAELILTDPREQTDGAIRKVQQMVEAEPERYFYPDQYNNPANWQAHYQTTGVEIWEQTQGEVTHFVAGLGTSGTMMGTGRRLKEYYPGIRLVAVQPDSPFHGLEGLKHLETALVPGIYDPAVPDEIMEVSTEQAHAMARQLAREEGLFVGISAGAAVCCALRVAERISCGTVVALAPDGGSRYITDPLWEEEE, from the coding sequence ATCCAACAGAGAGAAACGCGAAGATCCCCGTCTACCGGGTGGGAGATAGAGAGGCTCATTGGCAACACGCCGCTCATCCGTTTGCGGCGGGTAACACGGTCACTACCGCAGGGAGTGCAGGTGTTCATCAAAGCGGAATGGTTCAATCCGGGCGGCTCGGTGAAAGACCGTCCCGCATGGAACATGATTCGCGTAGCCGAGCAGGAAGGCTTGCTGACGCCGGACAAAATCCTTATCGACGCCACTTCGGGCAATACGGGCATCGCCTATGCGATGATCGGGGCGGCGCGCGGCTACCGGGTGCAGCTGTGCCTGCCTGCAAACGCCAATGCGGAGCGGAAACGGATGCTGCGCGCCTTCGGGGCGGAGTTAATCCTCACCGACCCGCGGGAGCAAACGGATGGTGCCATCCGTAAGGTGCAGCAAATGGTGGAAGCCGAGCCAGAGCGATACTTCTATCCCGACCAGTATAACAACCCCGCGAACTGGCAGGCGCACTATCAGACGACAGGCGTCGAGATTTGGGAGCAGACGCAGGGCGAGGTCACGCACTTCGTGGCGGGGTTGGGCACCAGCGGCACGATGATGGGCACAGGGCGACGTCTGAAGGAGTACTATCCGGGTATCCGGCTCGTTGCGGTGCAACCGGATAGCCCGTTTCACGGTTTGGAGGGGCTGAAACATCTGGAAACCGCTCTGGTGCCGGGGATTTATGACCCTGCTGTGCCGGATGAAATCATGGAGGTGTCCACCGAGCAGGCTCACGCAATGGCGCGCCAGCTTGCCCGCGAGGAGGGGCTGTTTGTGGGCATCTCTGCAGGGGCAGCGGTATGTTGTGCGCTCCGAGTGGCAGAGCGGATTTCCTGTGGCACAGTGGTCGCGCTAGCGCCAGATGGAGGCAGTCGCTATATCACAGACCCACTGTGGGAAGAGGAGGAGTGA
- a CDS encoding ABC transporter permease, which yields MRAVYLIASLTLKETLRRRLWIASLLASLAVVGFVFVAKLGASVRPNDPIVQSVVPRITLILGLDVVKFFGSVMAMTLASGAIALEIERGMLYAILYKPVHRYQVVLGKWIGVLVFALVNTLFWTVLLYVSVRLMMGKSYLETWRAPLVVLLYPVLFGTLTLFFSTFASMGLTIALSIIAAGVAWSEKPMREFGIVFDIETLLNVANNVRWVVPMNHLRRWVLEEMMVIVPERMLASQRFQAFESPPSGWEIGYVFGYIAVVLALAILVFGKRDV from the coding sequence GTGAGGGCAGTCTATCTGATAGCTTCCTTGACCCTGAAAGAGACCCTGCGTCGGCGTCTCTGGATAGCCTCTTTGCTGGCTTCGCTGGCGGTAGTTGGGTTTGTGTTTGTGGCTAAGCTGGGGGCTTCGGTGCGCCCGAACGACCCGATTGTGCAGAGCGTGGTTCCCCGCATCACGCTAATTTTGGGGCTGGACGTAGTGAAGTTCTTCGGCTCGGTGATGGCGATGACGCTGGCCTCGGGGGCGATTGCGCTGGAGATCGAGCGGGGGATGCTCTACGCCATCCTGTACAAGCCAGTGCATCGCTATCAGGTAGTGCTGGGCAAATGGATTGGCGTGCTGGTGTTCGCGCTGGTCAACACCTTATTCTGGACGGTTCTTCTGTACGTGTCTGTTCGCCTGATGATGGGCAAAAGCTATCTGGAGACATGGCGTGCTCCGCTGGTGGTGTTGTTGTATCCCGTGCTGTTTGGCACGCTGACGCTGTTTTTCTCCACCTTCGCCTCGATGGGTTTGACAATTGCGCTGTCCATCATCGCCGCGGGGGTGGCATGGTCGGAAAAACCGATGCGCGAGTTCGGTATCGTGTTCGATATTGAAACGTTGCTGAACGTGGCAAACAACGTGCGATGGGTGGTGCCGATGAATCACCTGCGCCGATGGGTGCTGGAAGAGATGATGGTCATCGTGCCTGAGCGGATGTTAGCCAGCCAGCGGTTTCAGGCTTTCGAGAGCCCGCCAAGCGGGTGGGAAATCGGCTATGTGTTCGGATATATCGCGGTCGTGCTGGCGCTGGCGATACTGGTATTTGGTAAGAGGGACGTTTGA
- a CDS encoding ATP-binding protein, which translates to MPASAGFLHPEPFFDREDELRALERAWSHPSQGGQMALVYGRRRLGKTYLLQRFVAGENMPKPACYYLAEQTTAPTQRLLLATQLLESLGGTSLAPSDLAVSWQALLHYVCEQWKRRERFILILDEFPYLAEQSPDLPSILQAWWDREGAHSTVMVILSGSHLSMMKALGEPNSPLFGRFNAGILQITPFRYHQTALFYASSPLYGVVEKLTMYGVLGGTPRYHALVDTSQPMEDEIINLLLRPGSPLRYEVEYLLGTQQIRDPASYNAVLGVIASGETQYGRIQQLSGTGNSLSFYLRTLTELGWIREEMPFAEDSRRRLLYRVADPFLAFWYRFIAPHKSLLEFSDPVFVYETRMRPYLPVYMGQIFEQICLQWLQTYCPNRFHVHILQASRYWSRDGRTEIDIVADLSDGRRLFAECKWNLGRPAGADVLVDLKAKVQTVPHLLQHKRAVYAIFAIGGFSPELYATAQSVPDEVWLIDQTSLLPNTSIASASTTAIYPNT; encoded by the coding sequence ATGCCAGCGAGCGCAGGATTTCTACATCCAGAACCGTTTTTCGACCGAGAGGATGAGCTACGGGCTCTGGAACGAGCCTGGTCACATCCCTCTCAGGGAGGCCAAATGGCGCTGGTTTACGGCAGACGGCGTTTGGGCAAAACATACTTGTTGCAGCGCTTTGTGGCAGGCGAAAACATGCCCAAACCCGCATGCTACTACCTCGCTGAACAGACTACCGCCCCAACACAACGATTGCTGCTGGCTACCCAGCTTCTGGAAAGTTTGGGAGGAACCTCTCTTGCCCCATCTGACCTTGCAGTATCGTGGCAAGCCCTCCTGCATTATGTCTGTGAGCAGTGGAAACGTCGGGAACGTTTCATCCTTATCCTGGATGAATTCCCGTACCTGGCGGAACAATCTCCCGACTTGCCTTCTATCCTTCAGGCATGGTGGGATCGAGAAGGTGCCCACTCGACGGTGATGGTCATTTTAAGCGGCTCTCATCTGTCCATGATGAAGGCACTCGGCGAACCCAATTCTCCCTTGTTTGGCAGGTTCAACGCCGGCATTCTGCAAATAACGCCCTTCCGCTACCACCAAACGGCACTTTTCTACGCAAGCAGCCCGCTTTACGGCGTCGTCGAGAAACTCACAATGTACGGGGTTTTAGGAGGAACACCGCGCTACCATGCGCTGGTAGACACCAGCCAGCCGATGGAAGACGAAATAATTAACCTGCTTTTGCGTCCGGGCAGCCCGCTACGCTACGAGGTAGAATATTTGCTTGGCACTCAGCAAATCCGCGACCCTGCCTCCTACAACGCGGTGCTTGGAGTTATTGCGTCGGGGGAGACACAGTATGGGCGCATTCAGCAACTGAGCGGAACGGGAAACTCTCTCAGCTTCTACCTGCGCACGCTCACGGAGCTAGGATGGATACGGGAGGAGATGCCGTTTGCAGAGGACAGCCGCCGCCGTCTGCTCTACCGCGTTGCTGACCCATTCCTTGCCTTTTGGTACCGTTTCATTGCGCCCCACAAAAGCCTGCTGGAGTTTTCTGACCCTGTTTTTGTGTATGAGACGCGAATGAGGCCCTACTTGCCCGTCTATATGGGACAGATTTTTGAACAGATATGCCTGCAGTGGCTGCAAACATACTGCCCAAACCGCTTTCACGTCCACATACTTCAGGCGAGCAGGTATTGGAGCCGCGACGGACGGACAGAAATTGATATCGTCGCCGACCTGTCAGATGGGAGACGCCTTTTTGCGGAGTGCAAATGGAATCTCGGTCGGCCAGCAGGAGCAGACGTTCTTGTGGACCTGAAGGCAAAGGTGCAGACCGTCCCGCACCTTTTGCAGCACAAACGCGCCGTGTACGCCATCTTCGCAATAGGTGGCTTTTCCCCTGAGCTGTACGCTACGGCACAAAGCGTGCCCGATGAAGTTTGGCTGATCGATCAAACGTCCCTCTTACCAAATACCAGTATCGCCAGCGCCAGCACGACCGCGATATATCCGAACACATAG
- a CDS encoding GGDEF domain-containing protein translates to MVKLLARLSLRRRLFIGVLLCMAAALGLHTAIAYHQMVAALHQAGVPHDMVLQIARRILTQSLLPTLLASLGVAALATMWLIYPVVKLIRRLIAAAHAIASGHFSHRVTASRWAPYDFHLLADSFNMMAAQLEQYALTQKQQQQELQRRNELLERLSVTDALTQVGNHRAFQENLHSQISLACRKGLPLCLMLIDVDHFKQYNDTYGHLQGDAVLHEVARLISENIRAYDFVARYGGEEFAVILPDTEIDTALNVAERIRQVIAQHPFPNRAVTVSIGVAGWCSGVDSSHLIQQADSALYEAKRLGRNRVCVAPTDKQDEQAA, encoded by the coding sequence ATGGTGAAGCTATTAGCACGTCTCTCCCTGCGCAGAAGACTGTTCATCGGCGTCTTATTGTGTATGGCGGCGGCACTGGGATTGCATACCGCTATCGCCTATCACCAGATGGTTGCGGCTTTACACCAGGCGGGCGTGCCGCACGACATGGTGCTGCAGATTGCCCGGCGGATTCTGACGCAATCCTTGCTGCCCACTCTGTTGGCGAGCCTCGGGGTCGCCGCACTGGCAACGATGTGGCTGATATATCCGGTGGTGAAGCTCATTCGGCGTCTGATCGCCGCCGCCCACGCCATCGCCAGCGGTCACTTCAGCCACCGGGTGACAGCCTCACGCTGGGCGCCCTATGATTTCCACCTGCTTGCAGACAGCTTCAATATGATGGCTGCCCAGCTGGAGCAATACGCTTTGACACAAAAACAGCAGCAGCAAGAGCTGCAACGGCGCAATGAACTGCTGGAGCGCCTTTCAGTAACCGATGCCCTGACACAGGTGGGCAACCACCGGGCGTTTCAGGAGAATCTGCACTCGCAGATTAGCCTCGCCTGCCGCAAAGGACTACCGCTCTGCCTGATGCTTATCGACGTGGACCACTTCAAACAGTATAACGATACGTATGGTCACCTGCAGGGCGATGCAGTGTTGCACGAGGTGGCACGCCTTATCTCCGAAAACATCCGCGCTTATGACTTCGTAGCCCGTTATGGTGGAGAGGAATTCGCGGTGATTCTGCCGGATACAGAAATAGATACTGCACTGAACGTTGCCGAGCGCATTCGGCAGGTCATCGCTCAGCACCCGTTTCCCAACCGCGCGGTGACCGTGAGTATCGGAGTGGCAGGCTGGTGCAGCGGGGTGGATTCCAGCCACCTGATTCAGCAGGCGGATAGCGCGCTGTATGAGGCGAAACGTCTCGGGCGTAACCGGGTATGCGTCGCCCCAACGGACAAGCAGGATGAACAGGCGGCTTAG
- the moeB gene encoding molybdopterin-synthase adenylyltransferase MoeB, whose amino-acid sequence MAITVLIPSALQSYTGNQSEVQVQAGTVGEALQAVVETYPDLRKHLYNEQGKLRSFVNVYLGEEDTRYLQGLGTPVKDGDTLMIVPSIAGGSVSVAAPEAAQQAWLDNEEILRYSRHLILPDVAMEGQLKLKAAKVLCVGAGGLGAPLSLYLAAAGVGTIGLVDFDVVDLTNLQRQVLYTTPDVGRPKLQVAKERLLAMNPNISVQTYETRLTRENALEIFAEYDIIVDGTDNFATRYLVNDACVLLGKPNVYGSIFRFEGQASVFYAKEGPCYRCLYPEPPPPGLVPSCAEGGVLGVLPGIIGTIQAMETIKLILGRGEPLIGRLLLFNALKMQFRELKLRKNPQCPVCGPNPVIRELIDYEEFCGVRGEESSGPVDAIEEITPTDLKRRLDSGEDIFLLDVREPVEWQICRLDGAVLIPMNTIPARMHELDSAREIVVYCRSGKRSAQITAFLKAAGFRKVKNLQGGILQWSDEVDPTVPKY is encoded by the coding sequence ATGGCAATAACCGTTTTGATACCCAGTGCGCTGCAGTCCTACACCGGTAACCAGAGCGAAGTGCAGGTGCAGGCAGGCACAGTGGGCGAGGCGCTGCAGGCGGTGGTAGAAACCTATCCCGACCTGCGCAAGCACCTGTATAACGAGCAGGGTAAGTTGCGCAGCTTTGTCAATGTGTACCTGGGAGAGGAGGATACCCGCTATCTTCAGGGGCTGGGCACACCGGTCAAGGACGGCGATACGCTGATGATTGTGCCCTCTATTGCGGGGGGTAGCGTGTCGGTGGCGGCTCCGGAAGCAGCACAGCAGGCTTGGCTGGACAACGAGGAGATCCTGCGCTACAGCCGACACCTCATCCTTCCCGACGTGGCGATGGAGGGACAGCTGAAGCTGAAGGCAGCGAAGGTGCTATGTGTCGGCGCGGGGGGGCTGGGCGCACCGCTGTCGCTGTATCTTGCCGCGGCGGGTGTTGGCACCATCGGACTGGTGGATTTCGACGTTGTAGACCTCACCAACCTGCAACGTCAGGTGCTTTACACCACCCCAGATGTAGGGCGCCCCAAGCTGCAGGTGGCTAAAGAGCGTCTGCTGGCGATGAACCCAAACATCTCCGTACAAACTTACGAAACCCGACTTACCCGTGAGAACGCGCTGGAGATATTTGCAGAGTACGACATCATCGTGGATGGCACGGACAACTTCGCCACGCGCTATCTGGTTAACGACGCCTGCGTGCTGCTGGGAAAGCCGAACGTATACGGTTCTATCTTCCGCTTCGAAGGACAGGCTTCGGTCTTTTACGCCAAGGAGGGACCCTGCTACCGCTGTTTGTACCCTGAACCCCCGCCGCCGGGGCTGGTACCCAGCTGTGCGGAAGGCGGAGTGCTGGGCGTGCTGCCCGGCATCATCGGCACCATTCAGGCGATGGAGACCATCAAGCTGATACTGGGACGGGGAGAGCCGCTCATCGGCAGGCTGTTGCTGTTCAATGCCCTCAAGATGCAGTTCCGCGAGCTGAAGCTGCGCAAGAACCCGCAGTGCCCTGTGTGCGGGCCCAACCCGGTCATCCGTGAATTGATCGACTACGAGGAGTTCTGCGGGGTGCGCGGAGAGGAGAGTTCGGGGCCGGTGGATGCCATCGAAGAAATTACTCCCACCGACCTGAAGCGACGACTGGATTCGGGCGAAGACATCTTCCTGCTGGACGTGCGCGAGCCGGTAGAGTGGCAAATCTGCCGTCTGGACGGCGCGGTGCTGATCCCCATGAATACTATTCCCGCCCGGATGCACGAACTCGATTCGGCGCGGGAGATTGTGGTCTACTGCCGCTCTGGCAAGCGCAGCGCACAAATCACCGCGTTTCTGAAGGCGGCAGGTTTCCGAAAGGTGAAAAACCTGCAAGGGGGCATCCTGCAGTGGTCCGATGAAGTCGACCCGACCGTGCCGAAGTATTGA
- a CDS encoding Gfo/Idh/MocA family oxidoreductase, producing MIGVGVVGYGYAGRVFHCPLITQIEGLRLVAVSSRDAQRREQARQQWNVRTYAQPEELLSDEQVQLVVIATPHHTHHALGKMALQAGKHVVIDKPFTITTAEADDLIHEAWKRNLLLSVFHNRRWDWDYLTVRKVMEEGLLGEIWQVESCVGRYGHSSRWRSQRESMGSLLHDWGAHLIDQAIQLMGLPTQVMAWRHFRMWQSDVESFIRAVLDYGDGRTFTVEVNYLRAAERPRWYVLGDRGGLVKYGLDPQEEALRTGNIGATVEPPQHRARVWLHQEEQVTERTIDSERGDWSEYYRNIAGVLLRGEKLAVQPEQAREVIRVIEAALQSAETSQPVRLS from the coding sequence TTGATAGGCGTTGGCGTTGTGGGCTACGGCTATGCGGGACGTGTTTTCCACTGTCCACTCATTACCCAGATTGAAGGCTTGCGTCTGGTAGCGGTCTCGTCGCGGGATGCGCAACGCCGCGAACAGGCGCGCCAGCAGTGGAATGTGCGCACCTACGCGCAACCCGAAGAACTTCTGTCAGACGAACAGGTTCAGCTGGTGGTCATCGCCACCCCACACCATACCCACCATGCGCTCGGCAAGATGGCTTTGCAGGCGGGCAAGCATGTGGTGATAGACAAACCCTTCACCATTACCACTGCCGAAGCGGATGACCTTATCCACGAAGCGTGGAAGCGCAACCTCCTGTTGAGCGTCTTTCACAACCGCCGATGGGATTGGGACTACCTGACCGTGCGCAAGGTGATGGAAGAAGGCTTGCTGGGTGAGATATGGCAGGTGGAAAGCTGCGTCGGGCGTTACGGACATTCCAGTCGCTGGCGTTCCCAACGCGAATCGATGGGTTCTCTGCTCCACGACTGGGGAGCGCACCTCATAGACCAGGCGATTCAGCTGATGGGATTGCCCACGCAGGTGATGGCGTGGCGACATTTCCGCATGTGGCAGAGCGACGTTGAGAGCTTCATCCGCGCGGTGCTGGATTACGGCGACGGGCGCACCTTTACTGTGGAAGTGAACTACCTCCGCGCCGCCGAACGTCCCCGCTGGTATGTGCTGGGCGACCGCGGCGGGCTGGTGAAGTATGGTTTGGACCCGCAAGAGGAAGCTTTACGAACCGGGAACATCGGCGCGACAGTGGAACCGCCTCAACATCGGGCACGGGTGTGGTTGCATCAGGAAGAACAGGTCACCGAGCGCACCATAGACAGCGAGCGCGGCGACTGGAGCGAGTACTACCGCAACATCGCGGGGGTGCTGTTGCGCGGCGAGAAACTGGCTGTCCAACCCGAACAGGCGCGAGAGGTCATCCGTGTCATCGAAGCAGCCCTGCAGTCCGCCGAAACCTCACAGCCTGTTCGCCTTTCGTAG
- a CDS encoding M67 family metallopeptidase, whose amino-acid sequence MLSLSAEQATKIRQHARAEYPHECCGALLGRELGGDVRWVEEVIPIVNEQKDNRERRFLITPAQMMQLEREAKQKSLKVLGFYHSHPDHPARPSEFDRENALPYYSYLIISVQKGKPAEMHCWRLLEDRSGFEREPTEIRGL is encoded by the coding sequence ATGCTCTCGCTGAGCGCCGAACAGGCTACTAAGATCCGCCAGCACGCCAGAGCGGAGTACCCCCATGAGTGTTGTGGCGCGTTGCTGGGGCGAGAACTGGGTGGCGACGTGCGCTGGGTGGAGGAGGTTATCCCCATCGTCAACGAGCAGAAAGACAACCGCGAACGACGCTTCCTGATTACGCCGGCGCAGATGATGCAGCTGGAGCGCGAGGCGAAACAGAAATCACTGAAAGTGTTGGGCTTCTACCATTCGCACCCCGACCATCCGGCGCGTCCCAGTGAGTTTGACCGAGAGAACGCCCTGCCCTACTATTCTTATCTCATTATCTCGGTTCAGAAGGGCAAACCTGCCGAAATGCACTGCTGGCGACTGCTGGAAGACCGCAGTGGTTTCGAGCGGGAGCCTACCGAAATACGCGGACTTTGA